AGACATTATTATTTGCTTGGAAAGAAGACGGCAAATTATGCTATTGCTCTTCAAATACAAATGATTCTACCACAAATTATGGAAATAGCTGAAGCCTATAGAAGAGCTGCACAAGCATTTGAATATGGACAACCAATAGGCGATGGTATAGGAGTTCTTGTTGCTGCAGAATTTGCTTATAAAAATGGGAATGGAAAAAATAAAATAGAAGTAGCTAAAGATACGATAGTTTCAGAAGTAGATTTTGAAGGAAGAAAAGTTTTAGTTGTAAGAGCTTTAGGCCCAGGTGCAACTGTTGGAAGACCTGGAGAAGCTGTAAAAAGAATAGTAGAAAAAGAAAAAGATAAAATAAAATTAATATTAACTGTAGATGCAGCTATTAAATTAGAGGGAGAAGAGACAGGAAAAATGATAGAGGGAATAGGTGTAGCAATAGGTGGACCTGGAATAGATAAATATAAAATAGAAGAAATTGCTAAGACATATGAAATTCCATTACATGCATTAGTAATTACAGAATCTATAACTGATGCGATTACACCATTGAGAGAGAAAATATACAAAGCAGTCGATGTTGTTATTGAAAGAATTAAGAAATTAATAATAGAAGAAGTACCTCCTGGATTTACAGCCATACTAGCAGGAATAGGAAATAGTGTTGGAATAGGGTAAAAATATACAGTTTAAACTTTATGGTGATAAAAAATGTTAAAAATCTTTTCATTATCTTTTTTAAGAAGAGAAAATTTGAAAAAACAAGAAATATTTCCAATAACAGTTTTAAAATGTCCTTCATGCAATTCAAAAAATACTAGAATTTTTAAAGAAAATGATTTTATTTTTAAAGAAACAGATAAATGCCCTAAATGTGGCGGAACTATGATTATTGTTGGTATTTATGTAGAAGAAAAGAGTGAAGAAAAATTTTAAATTTTTAAGTTTTGAATTATTTAGAAAATTTATTCTGATAAAATTATTCAGTGAGAATTTTA
The DNA window shown above is from Nitrososphaerota archaeon and carries:
- a CDS encoding DUF1512 domain-containing protein, whose amino-acid sequence is MLITIFNFFQEIGKNTDIIGIIVSLVWLIPWLIFLFYPMFGSKFQITFILREVERKLEKLKIYRDEVRNRTFEAIKRIGKPKEDISKKLDNLLEFFIIQPESMDPYGIVWKLEHLLERGESKFENIVREMCPEAQEYQIKTLSNLVEVARGLNTIYRLVRHYYLLGKKTANYAIALQIQMILPQIMEIAEAYRRAAQAFEYGQPIGDGIGVLVAAEFAYKNGNGKNKIEVAKDTIVSEVDFEGRKVLVVRALGPGATVGRPGEAVKRIVEKEKDKIKLILTVDAAIKLEGEETGKMIEGIGVAIGGPGIDKYKIEEIAKTYEIPLHALVITESITDAITPLREKIYKAVDVVIERIKKLIIEEVPPGFTAILAGIGNSVGIG
- a CDS encoding zf-TFIIB domain-containing protein; amino-acid sequence: MLKIFSLSFLRRENLKKQEIFPITVLKCPSCNSKNTRIFKENDFIFKETDKCPKCGGTMIIVGIYVEEKSEEKF